acgtgGTAATAACACAACTCATCAGCActcaaataaaaagttaagtGCTTCTTAAATTGTAGCGTGAGACGGGAAGTTGACGGCATGGCGTCTTGACCGAAAGTGACCTAGTGGGATCACCGACATGGAAGTTTTAactcttttccctctttttagTATCTAcgtaatattctttttttgaaaaccacccccttctctctctctctccaaccGACATGACTTTCCAGTTTTCACGTTTCTCCCCTCCCCCTTTCACGACCAACCCCCCctagcttttttttccacccacccaccccctttttttcaaaatccccTCCAACGTCTGGCTCCTCCCACTcgggagaaaagaagggagctcAAATCCCCCCTTCGgggtaacacacacacacaacaaaaaaggttttatgacgaaggtggggggggggggaaagagcCCCACACATTTTAACGACATTTTCTATACAACCTGaacgagttctttttttccccatgtgTTTGCATGCGGTAATCTTCTGCAAAGATTTTTTCGGTCATAAAAACACCCTTTTCTGTCTACCTGTTGCTTTCCTGTCATCGTTTGCAgaaaaaatggcaattcaGACGAATTTTTAAccgccgctagatggcagcacttGGTCGAAAAAACTACCTGCTGCTGGTCAACGACTATGGCAACAACGCTTCCCCCCCACCAAACGAAATAGATCAAGATAAAACTggctttgaaaaatataacgaCTCGAAAATCAATTAGTAAAAACCGGAATCGACTTACGTTTTTAACGTGtagtaaaaatatataatccCAGAGATAGACAAAAacgccaacacacacacacacacacactctagCGGCGTTAAACTCAGAATGGAGGGGTGgatgtaaaataatatttttcgaaaaactgttgttgtttcacGCCGGTAACAAATCCACACGCTTACACACACTAGACACTAGGCAAGTAGAATTTGCCAACTaactgaaaaatcaattttcaagttaacatttgtgtaaaagattgaaaatattttcgaatatAGAtgggggtgtgtgtgtgtagaaggGGGTTGCAGACAACCGAGGGATGTCCCTGCTGCCCACAGACTGTGAGAGACTCAACGAACGTTCAAACCcgcatccacacacacacacacacggttaGGGGTCGCTGCACCCTTCGCCGCCTTGGCAACTCCCCTTCTCTCCCCTACTATACGTAATTTAAACCCCCCCTcgcccagcacacacacacactcccccatctttttttctctcccccctccctggAGGGGGAGGAGCTCCCCCTACTTCATATGTGCATTGGTTGATcgagtacacacacacgcgttccctaaaaacttcttttctcttctctcccgaCCGACCGACGTTTTttagaagaagtaaaaaaatatttcataaaaataaaagatggagGATAGAAGAGGAACCGACCAGGGGGACGACCCCCCTCGAATATGTTgctcatgtgtgtgtgtgtgtgtataaaggGAGGGAGCTGGTGGGGGGTGtgggagaggagagagagaagctttTATATATCACATGGTCGTCATGACGAcacccctcctcctcctctacaAGAGATAAGGACCGAACGAAGGGCAgcagccaacacacacactggggtagagaaacttttttaaaaaataaaaaaatcgtgactagttaaaaaataaacgaaatattttatttttgaaaatgaaatttttttaaaattttattattttattcaggtgaatttattttttaaaaaatagatttttatttcatattttttttttcgggatgtTTCACGCACGGAGAGAATAGATTTTTGTGATCGGGAGttacacacaccaaaaaaagggggaatggtatggaaagagagaaagaaagaaagaaacgtgaAGCCGAAAAACTCGAAGgggggtaaaaagaaaaagaagaagaagaggcgaaTAGACGAACAAAGAGGAAACAGCTGATAAAAACTCTCGGGAGGAAGGAaagagatggggggggggaataacaaGGGGGagagaacgaaagaaaaaaagggggagtgTGTATGTTATAAATGAACGCGGGACTAAATGGGCGGCAACGGCGGGAGTCCATACTAAAAAAGAACCTTTCACGCTGAATTGGTTAAGACTTAAAGTTGATGGTCATAGAATCAACCGAGGGGGTCACACGGCGCGCTCCGTGGGTTCCCTGTTGGTATCACGTGACACTCGTACGTccagaaggaggaggaggggggtcCCTCCCCATATATAGAAAAACAACATGGCGGATGATGACGGAGGATATGGAAAAAATTCCATTGAATAACAGGTGAATAACTCGTCTCTCCCCCCAGCAGTATAATCCCTTTTGTATGTGTGTCCTGTATAGACTTGTGATGTACAGGTGCACCCCACCCTTATACATAGGGGGGAAATGTACATATATAGGATAATCCCATCATCATTTCCTCAAAAGAAATAGACCGGTCTGTTGcgttcatattttattttttaattccatattttttaaaatgtttaattttcttttcttacaaAACCCCCTGAAGCGATGCAGTGTTGCCGAGCGTGAATTTCGATTCAATTGATTCTCTTGTGTTTGGATTAGATATGAACTGGGATTAATTTCATCCACACACTAATCCGGGATTAGTCGGTCTATAAGTAACCAATATTTGtataatttgataaaaatggcTGTACATTCAATCGGGTGATGCGAAGGAAGTGGAACAATATGGCGGATATAGCGCAGGTGGGGGGAGAACAGGTTATTATGCAAGTCTGGCGTATTATATCCCAACaacgtcttcttcttattccatTTCCTTGGTCGACATCAcgaagtaaaaaatttttctttcagagtGAGAGGAGGGGGTGTGTGCATTAACGCCGCCTGCCATCTCTCCCCCCCACATAACTTCCCCCCCTCGAGCAGCTGGTTCAATAATCACTCtcttccccccaccaccaccactacacacacacaccaccccCCGACCGgtcgttaaattttttctttattttttcttccgtgaAAAGAGGGGTGGATCAAGAGATGGGGTGGGGCCAGACAGACATTATCCTTCTATATGTGAGAGTGGGGTGGGATTGTACATGGAGCTAGAGTCTTTCttatataattttaaagtGCCTTATGATTTTGAAACGAAAGATATTTTCCCGCGCTCCTTCGCACCGTCTGGTGGCGGTCACTTGAAcgatcatttttccttttttttttctcccgacaaACGACCTTGTTCCACTTTTCGGttgtttctccttcttccctTTCTCCTCAAaatgaaaggggggaaagagagagagaaaatgaatttgtgtGAGACAACAAAATGtgtcaagaaaataaaaaaatcacgttAGGTTTTTCTCGacaggttgtttttttggatttAGCGCGCGCTAAAATCGCCCGCGGCTGCACTTGCGCGAAAATGCGCACAGCGCCAGCGCGGGTTTTTTGAAACATTCGAAATCTCTCAAAACGAAtgcaagaaaaatcaaattgacttttagaattgtgtgtgtgtgagtcacagttgtgtgtgtgtgaatggGCGGTAAccaaaacgagttttttctaTAAGGGGGGCTATTTTGTGTGTGCTCAGAAAAGACGTTTTAgttcttttaagaaaaagaaaaatcaagaggggtcacacacacacgaagaTTCTCCCCTACGACCCCAAACGTAAAAACGGGtccaatgtatttttttttcctaatatgttaaaatttatttttatttattttatttttagaggggaagaagaagaacaccagagagaaaaaagatggcggggctcagaagaagaagaagttaacaGTGGTGTTAgttggtggtggggggagtcaaatttttattccccctccccctccttattttttttctatgaaggggcgacgggggggggggggggatcgaCTTTTTGCGCCCTCCGGACAGACATTAGTAAATAAATAGGAgcattattattgttatataTGACGAATTAAAGCGTGATTaggcttttttttccatcattttatattttatttttaaatttaagtatttcaaattttttctaaaaattattttcaagaaatattaaattctatttgaatttaatgTAGTTAAATctgagaataaaaaaaaagtacccTCCTCTTTCTATTCTCCTccctggattttttcttttttacattccGTAAATAAAAAGAGTCCATCGATCAAACCGTTTTCttggttgttgtcgttgttgttgttgttgaaattgttgtttccttttttcattgcGTTTTTATTCACTCTTTAAAGACTTTTATCTTGGCTATTTCAAttctaaatagaaaatatttaaattccaatttttgatcaaaaaatctcAAATGTACAAATTCCATCATTTCTAGAGTGTGTACGcttcttttcctttaaaatGCGTAAcacaattaaaagaaaaaggtgattccggaattttcatttaataaaaataaaacacggaATTCTGTGTGTCGGTGTTTACATCACTCAAAACACCGTGAAACTGACTCGAatcatttcacattttcagagagaaaatgaactttttttcttccatctcgtgtgtgtgtgtgtgcggtcgATATTGTGTATTATGTGGATACATCCTTAACTTTTTGACCGACAAAGGAACTCGGCCGCGTCCCGAAAATTGTTGTTCActttataataatattttttcccctgtgtgtgttgttttccaaagtttaaaaatatgtgTGTAGTACGTGTTTGTGTCTGGGGTTCTCTATGTGAGAACCGTGAAGACATAAATTTCATATCCCGACCCCCCTCTCtcacaaacagaaaagaacgAACGGAACACATAATGGGGAGCTTGGAtataagtgtgtgtgtgtgggggggggggataaggGGGTGAATATAAGGGGGAACATTTTGTTGAGTTCGTTCAcccctttttcttaaaaaaacttatttccATCAAAAAATAGATGGATactattttttgaataatataaCAACCCCAAGTCAACGAACCCCTCTTCTCCCGTTATACAACAgtcccccccctcctttttatacatttttatcGTAATACCCCTCTAGGCCTATTGTCTAATCTATGAAAAACGGCGCATATGCGACGCCCGCAATCAAAATGGGGAAATATATGGCGGATATCCTCCCGTTTTTCGAACCCAAAACaaggggaaaataataattttttcaccaAATTTTTGTTAAGGCCTATTATCGATCGCCTAGAACAACCCCTATTGTCATTTCgttcgaaatttttgtttttttaaacttccattaatttaaaatacaattaactttaattcgattaaatataaaaggggtggatttctctttttataaatAGGTATAGAATTTGGAATTGGGTCAGTTGGTTACATGAATATCAAATGGAATTTCTTATATGTGGGATATCTCAGACTCTCTCGGGgggtggggagagagaaatcagaaataaataaataagaaacgaTGAGAGCAAAGAAGGGGTAGTAGTAGAAGATGGTCGAATGTGATAGagcgttttcttctttcagttcCATACCCCCGCcagcagacaacaacaacaacaaccaaccaaAAGGGTTAGATAGGGAAATTTCCCATCCTTCTTCTCCCACCACATATggtcaaaaaaaagaagaaaaaaaaacgaacgaacgagaaTGATAGTCATGCCgttcccccctcctcccctcATCTCTCAACTCGTTTCTTCAACTCCATCAACAGTTTCCAtcttatcattttcaaaatgatttttcttcttcttctcttttctcccgtGTGTTCCCAATATTTCCATTCACCTTGAAACAAGAATttcgggagaaaaataaaataatcacgCCCGCCAAATTCGAAAACCTTTGCGTGATGCATTTGTCTCTAATTCACGTTGAGAAATAATGGTTTGGagtgaacgaaaaaaatggaataaaaccTGTTGTTGGggaagggggagaaaaagaaaaagaaacatttttcgctACTATCTACAGGTGTGCATCTAAGCTGTCTACGTCGGTATATACTTGTGAATGTTTTATATACCTGTCCCGAAACAataagccatctagcggcggTCGttgctttattttaaaaggaaaatacttttctattttttaatgtttctttttaaaaacttctttctttctttctctttcagaaCTGAAAATGTCGGCGACAATGTCCGTAAGGGAGAAATTCACGCCCACAAAATgttgtccttcttcttcttcctcccctgAAGCTCTTAGCTCACTCAGCCGGACAGAGAGCTGTGCTTTTtgtgtgaagaagaagaagaatataaagaaagaTACAATgtctttcaaaaattatttctttttttttaagtaataaaaaacctACCGCGTGTCTGTATACAATAACAGACAcgaatatttttcaataaatacacgcagaaataaacaaatttcaaagaggcgggaaattcaaaaaaaagttccgaaaaattaaaaataaaataggaaaagaataGGAGGGGTATATCTATACAGTTCCAGGAAGtggttttatttgtatttacaGTCGACCGTGCCACACACACTCTACTGTGTTgttcccgaaaaaaataaaaagaacaaaaaattcacgTCCGGAGTGAAATGGAGTAAAAATACCTAACCCCTCCGCCTCTCTCGACTTTGGGGTTTTGATAACGAacccacacacagacagacagacagactggtatatttattatttcggcCGGAATcttgtaaagaagaaaaatatatcgggaagacgagaagaaagaaagaaaaaaggaacgaaattaaCATAAAAGTCTCGTATGTGTTAAGAATCTCAGTGGGGGGGGAAGGAAGGggttgggtggggggggggagtcaGACagcccgaagaagaagaactcgtttaagagttggaaaaaagaagtgaggGACCTTTGCGAGCTGCACtcttccccctctcttttcttcatcttcctcctcccttttagtattttttgttttctttaaagaaaaacatttaaaaaagaagaagaagggggggatatacacacacacacagttgcTGCCCCGAAGCGGTATGCGGCGCTTCTTCTATAGAACTAATAAGACTCTATATATTCCCCAGTTATCTCATATTTATCCTGAGCAACATCAAAATTTACCCTGGAAAATTcgtgaaataagaaaacaaattgttcaAACTCACCTGAAATTCTGCCAAACGTAATCTTCTCCAAAGACATAATCGCTGAACGCAGACACTGTTGTTGCATCAAAAAAGGGttggggagggagagagaaaaaaaaaggaagtggGGAGACTGAACGCCACCCACTTCCAAccccctttatttttcccccttcttaCCGAACGACCGGAGATCGCCGAAAGGGGTCGGAGAAGATGGCAGCactatatttatacacacgggagaattttttctacttcttcttttttaaaaaataaaaagctaaaCAACATtctatcgttttttttttctcctcctcccgctcccccctcctctttttttttgttgcacgCCATTCCTAAACAAACGGACCGCgtgttctttctcttcttacGAGTGAACAGCAacttctctccccccttctttccattttgggttttctaaaggaagacaaaaaaagaagtggatATATAAAAGGTTGGAATCCTTTTCAAACAGTTTCTTTTACAATCTGTCACCCcatcttccttccttcctgaAATGACTTGCCTCACCTGTGTGTGACAAGAATGTTCACTCAAtatgattttgaaaagaacaGATTTAAAATTGATGTTGTGGCGGAAACcagaaatgaaacgaaattcTTGCAGAGcaaattgtttgtttcattttcttcttttaaatatcaaaaatAGGGAACTAGAGCAAATAATGGTTGGATTTAGGAATTTGGACCTGTGCTCTGCATGGCCAGTTGGGTCTGTGCAATGTCGTGAAGTGCATTCTGAATTTTCTCGAGCATCAGCTCTCCTTCGCTGACAACCTCCCTCAATCGTGCAGCGgcactttcattttcattctccAGCCTTCTGAGACTTGCAATCTGCAgcgattgaattaattttagtCAACTTCGTAGAACATTGCACCGACAGAATACTAATAGAACCAAGTTTATACCTGCAGTTCGGAGGTAGAATCTTCACTGGGTAGTGAATCGATTAGGACGTCAATATCTTTGGCGCAGCGGGCAATCAATGTGGCAAAAAGAGAAGCGTgatcttcttgttgttgttgaggtgTTCGATTGCCTGCTCGATCGAAACCTGGGAATGTAGCCGGTGGGGCGGTTTGTTGCAAAATACCGATGGCATTGCAGAAATTATCAGCTTGCTAGAAACAGAGAATTAAACCACGAATTTGAGACGATACACTTGGCAATTTCGTCAATGCAATCAGTTATAAATACCGCATTTATAGCGTCTTGGAGTTGTGTCAAACGATCAGCCATTGTTGATGGAAATGCAGAGATGAGAAAAGCAGATGTGCCGGCTATTACGCCACCTAGCGATGAATCTGATAACTTCAATGCCAAATTTAAACATTCACAACCTGTATTGTGAAATTAATTCTACATTCTGATGATTACAGGAACTGGGCAGTAATTTACCGATCTGCATATATAATTTGttaaaacaacaattcaaGCTAAATATAATGCGTTATCTGATTCCCGTAACAGGCACTAAAACAAAATACTAGAACGTGATCCTGAACACATTacagtttaaaattttgttttccttcaacTAAGTAAATTTGGCTATTGCTATTAGTCAATTGATGGATAGATTCCAGGCAGTTGATTGCGGGATTATCGCCATCGGCAATCGCCATTAACTGTGTAGCAAAGATTTTCCCAACTTCGAAGGCAAGCGGATGAGTCGCATATTCTTTCagctaaaatatttaaaattcaattacacAGACTAggaataattgaaaatgttgacatTTAGAAAACT
The sequence above is a segment of the Daphnia pulex isolate KAP4 chromosome 11, ASM2113471v1 genome. Coding sequences within it:
- the LOC124207835 gene encoding mediator of RNA polymerase II transcription subunit 21-like, which produces MADRLTQLQDAINAQADNFCNAIGILQQTAPPATFPGFDRAGNRTPQQQQEDHASLFATLIARCAKDIDVLIDSLPSEDSTSELQIASLRRLENENESAAARLREVVSEGELMLEKIQNALHDIAQTQLAMQSTGPNS